Proteins encoded within one genomic window of Glycine soja cultivar W05 chromosome 1, ASM419377v2, whole genome shotgun sequence:
- the LOC114415800 gene encoding UPF0481 protein At3g47200-like, which produces MAGDDEFDRWISPIEMMLNTLTNKKVRGNSIVDIPEHLKKSNMKAYKPKVVSIGPLHRKSSRELLYMEEIKWQCMLSLLHRLNPTDDQKVVPPKRLKDCGEVILKYDEAVRACYMDPIELDRHELAQIMLVDGCFLLELLLITNDKQLNGEPKSKFPVKVSKREEFLSDLKLLENQIPLFIIDLLYLKLFGQKSEGIPNIINGYALYLFGCSSGRPIISPNRAHFLELTHWFLTSRQIEAKPDQERSAPETVVELTIDPPDHEHMESMDIWLRERDERDKKVSKETTPKLERCAARLQAAGVKIKTFYGKNRSSSKLEKDPVSVMFGCKEKFEQGVLEIQSLCVTEETELQWRNFIAWEQTRSAEKTWEQTGTPATEKKFSQYALLFKGLVCCEYDIELLKSAKVLKVHDENKWSNEKVNKFIHDIAEGIQIDASADPKFCEMINDLNSCDKGCCRFIMFKHCCRILLTKARKFCRYLYRLLMRDYCSTPWQTLGVMAAVLLLFLTIAQTVLAAIAL; this is translated from the coding sequence ATGGCTGGGGATGATGAATTTGATAGATGGATTTCTCCGATTGAAATGATGCTGAACAccctaacaaataaaaaagtcaGAGGAAATAGCATCGTAGATATTCCAGAACACCTTAAAAAATCGAACATGAAAGCTTACAAGCCAAAGGTGGTCTCTATTGGACCCCTACACCGGAAATCTAGTAGGGAGCTGCTATACATGGAGGAGATCAAATGGCAATGCATGTTGTCTCTTCTTCATCGACTTAATCCAACCGATGATCAAAAAGTTGTGCCTCCGAAACGCTTGAAAGATTGCGGCGAAGTCATTTTAAAGTATGATGAGGCAGTCCGAGCGTGCTACATGGACCCAATCGAATTGGACCGCCACGAACTCGCCCAAATCATGCTAGTCGATGGCTGTTTTCTGCTTGAGCTCCTTCTCATTACTAACGACAAGCAATTAAATGGTGAACCAAAAAGCAAATTCCCTGTTAAAGTCTCAAAAAGGGAAGAATTCCTGTCTGATTTGAAATTACTTGAAAACCAGATACCTCTGTTCATTATTGATTTGTTGTAtctaaaactgtttgggcaaaaATCGGAAGGGATACCGAATATAATCAATGGCTACGCACTGTATCTCTTTGGTTGTTCTTCTGGCCGCCCTATAATAAGTCCAAACAGGGCACACTTTCTTGAACTCACGCACTGGTTCTTGACTAGTAGGCAAATTGAAGCTAAACCAGATCAAGAACGCAGCGCCCCCGAAACTGTTGTAGAGCTTACAATTGATCCTCCGGATCATGAACACATGGAAAGCATGGACATATGGCTCCGAGAGAGGGACGAACGTGACAAAAAAGTCAGCAAAGAAACTACACCTAAATTAGAACGTTGCGCTGCGAGGCTCCAAGCTGCAGGGGTTAAGATTAAAACCTTTTATGGAAAGAACCGAAGCAGCAGCAAATTAGAAAAGGATCCTGTAAGTGTCATGTTTGGCTGTAAGGAAAAATTCGAGCAGGGAGTGCTAGAAATCCAGTCTCTGTGTGTTACTGAGGAAACCGAACTTCAGTGGCGGAATTTCATTGCTTGGGAGCAGACCAGATCTGCCGAGAAAACTTGGGAGCAGACAGGAACCCCAGCTACCGAGAAAAAATTCAGTCAGTATGCTTTGTTATTTAAAGGTTTGGTTTGTTGCGAGTACGACATAGAACTGCTTAAAAGTGCCAAAGTCTTGAAGGTGCACGATGAAAACAAGTGGAGCAATGAGAAGGTGAACAAGTTCATTCATGACATTGCCGAGGGAATTCAAATTGATGCCAGCGCGGATCCCAAATTTTGTGAAATGATTAATgacttgaacagttgtgacaaAGGATGCTGCAGATTCATCATGTTCAAGCATTGCTGCCGAATCCTTCTCACAAAAGCAAGGAAATTCTGCAGGTACTTGTACCGTCTTTTGATGCGTGACTATTGTTCCACGCCGTGGCAAACGTTAGGAGTAATGGCTGCTGTCTTGCTGCTTTTTCTCACCATTGCCCAGACTGTTCTTGCAGCCATTGCCCTGTAG